The following DNA comes from Gemmobacter sp..
TGTCGGGTCGGCTTTACGAGTCGGTGCGCGAGATGCAGGCGACCAAGCTTGATGCCACCTGGGGAAGGTTCTGGCGATGAGAACCCTGTTGCTCGTTGCCGCTGTTGCCGCCCTGCCGGTCGGATGCGGGCCGCTCCTGTCCCGGCTTCCAGGGGCAGCGCCTGCCCGGGCCATCACCATCGAGACCGATGGCGCGGCGTCGCAGATGCAAATCCGGATCCCGGCGCGCGGCGCCGATACCCGCGTCTCGCTGGTGGCGCGCAATGACGATGTGGAAACCTGGCTTGCTGTTGACAACATCTCGGTTTCCTTCCGCCAGGGTGTCCTGGTTGCCACCCGGGGGTTGGGGCACGACCTGATGGGGGCAGGGGCCGAAACCACGCTTGACGCCCTGGCAGGGCAGGGGGACGAAATCTATCGCCGCCAGATGCGCTATCTGACCGGCGATCACCGGACCACCTATCTGAACGCCGGATGCAGCATGGCCAGCGTCGGGGCCGAGGCTTTCGGCGCCCTCCGCCTGCAGCGCCACGAGGAATCCTGCCAGGCGCGCGATCATCTGTTCACCAACATCTTCTGGACGGATGGCGCGGGCCGCATCGTCCGGTCGCAGCAATGGGTATCGCCCGAGGTCGGATTCCTGGTCACGATCCTGCCCCGCTGACAGGCAGATCGCAAAGATCCGGCGCAGTCCGGGACAATTGTCGAATCCTTTGCGAGAAACCGGGGTTCCCTTGGCGCGATTTGTGCTATGGATTCGGAAGATAATCTCCGGAGAGCTTCCATGAAGAAAATTGCGTTGACCTGTGTCGCGCTTTTGATGGCCCTGCCGATGGCGGCACAGGCCCAGCAGCGCATGACCCCCGAACAGC
Coding sequences within:
- a CDS encoding YjbF family lipoprotein, which produces MRTLLLVAAVAALPVGCGPLLSRLPGAAPARAITIETDGAASQMQIRIPARGADTRVSLVARNDDVETWLAVDNISVSFRQGVLVATRGLGHDLMGAGAETTLDALAGQGDEIYRRQMRYLTGDHRTTYLNAGCSMASVGAEAFGALRLQRHEESCQARDHLFTNIFWTDGAGRIVRSQQWVSPEVGFLVTILPR